The window AATCCAGTACCTTGTACTGGATTGGAGAGAATGATGATTGGGAAGATCCCGAAAATTGGTCCCTAACCTCGAATGGTCCAAGTGCAGGTAGAATCCCCGATGAAGGTACTCGAGTTGTGATTGACCAACCCAATATTGGTGAAAGGATACAGTTGAGTACAGAGGCTAAGGTATTTAGTTTTAACGTTTTTGGCGATGAGCGCTTTATTTTGGATCTAAACCAACAAAATTTAATTGTTGTAAATGGATTCCGTTCGGGAAACCAAAATATGGAAATCAATAATGGAAATATACTTTTGGACGGAGTTGATGAAAAAGAAAGTATTGTAGATTTCGGCCAAGTTACTTTTACGGAAGTAGACTTACAGTTCAATTCGGGAAGATGGCAGGTATTGGCCTTACCTGAGTTGGGCACGTTAAGTATTAATTCTGCTGAAGTTGAATTTCTTGTCGACAGTATCTTTGTAGAGAATTTAAGTTTGCTTGAAGGAGCTGATATAAGTGGAAGTTTGAATACAATTGAATTTAGTAATCAGTTGATGGTAGAGGAAAATGCAATGGTAACCCAACCCCTAGATTTCCTTTTCTCTGGTACAAATGGAATTTATGAGGATCTGCAAAAATTACAAGACATCAACTTAACCAATAATGGGACGAATTTGGTTATCCTTGCGTCGGGTGATATTGAAAACTTGGTTCTTTCAGGACATACTGAAATAGAATCACTAACAACTGTTGTTAATAGTCTCGTTTTGGAACCCGATGCCTTATTAACTTTACAAGATGGATCCACCTTGTCAATTGTAGAAAAGATTAGTCATGCGCCTAACCCCGGAGGAAATGCACTAATTAACGCCAAAGGAAAGGCATCCCTTATTCATGATGTGTATACCAAATATTGTTTTGAAGGTTTAAACGTAGAGAATGTTGATTTATTAGGAGAGGCAGTCATTAACCTGGACCCACAGTCTTCAGTGGTTAATGCCGACAATTGGAGTAATATTTCCTGTGAAGATGTTATTTTCGTAAACTTTGATGTTCGCTTCAATTGTGCCGGAGGGATTACCGAATTTATTAACTTAAGTGAGGGGAATATTAGCACATTGAATTGGAGTTTTGCAGGTCTTGGAACCTCAAACCTTGAAAACCCTACCTTTGTATTTAACTTCTCCAGAACTTATCAAGTAACCCTTGAGGCGGCAGGTCCTTCCGGAGTAAAGGCATTTCAAAGAAGCATATCAGTATCTTCCAATACCTTGGACAGGCCAATTATAGTTGTGAATGGTTCTCAATTAAGTTCTCAACTCCCTGCATCATCTTATCAATGGTATAGGAATGGTGTGCCAATTACAGGAGCCACTTCCAGGTCTTATATAGCCATTGATGAAGGAACCTATCAAGTAGCTGTAATAGACAATCAATGCAACAGGATTTCCGACGTGGTTGTCATTTCAGGGGCCGGTGACCTAAACCCTAATACTAAAGCCGGATATAGTATAGGTCCTAACCCCGTATCTGATAGGCTCTCCCTTTTTATCAATAACGACTTCATAGGGGAATTAAAAATAAGCTTATTTGATGTTACAGGGAAAAGAAAATTGGAGGAAACCTTTGTCAAACAAGAACAGGCCATTGAATATCTGATGGATTTTAATCTCCCTTCCGGGCTGTATTTGTTACAAATTCAGGCAGGTAGGGAATTGCTTTCTTTTAAGGTATTACGAGAATAGGTTGTTTGATCTTCCAATTAATTCCGCCAAATATTCCTGAGAACTTAATAAAAGCCCCCTAAATTCCTTTGTCTAATTCATGCCAGAAATATTTAGGGGGCTTTGTTTAATTAAATCCGGAAAATGCCACAGAAAATCAATTGGGTGCTGCAATCACTGATTATAGTATTCTTTTAAATCCTCGTCTACATTTTTCCAAACGGTTTTGGAAAAGAAAGTATTAATTGAAGCTGCCCATCCTGTACCTTCACCTTTGGTTGAAACCACCACTTTTCCATCTACCAATTCCACCGTTCTAGTCACTTTGCCGGGGTGAAGGAGATGAGACCTTTCAAACCCATAATTATCAACTTGATTGGCCATGGTGTAGTTGGTAACAGAATTTTCAAAGTAATTAATTTTGGAGATGACCGGGTTGGTAGGAGTAAGGATCTCCACCCAAGTTAATTTACAATCTTCTACAGGTGAATTGTCAGGGGTAGGGGCAATAAAATTGGACTGTTGAAGCATGGCATTAAAAACACTTGAAACAGTACAATCAGGATTTGTATTAGGGTCACAGATTACTGTGGACAGTTCATCCCCTTCTTTCGGGTAAATGTGATAGTTTTCGTGTGAAGGGTCATATACATCTTGCAACTGACCGTTATCACATACTGTATTAGCCGGGGGATTAGGATTTCCTCCCTCAGGGCAGTTTACATCAAAAAACCATAAAGTTCCACCCTCTAAACATCCCGAAACATAAATGCTTATCTCTCTACTTATTTGAGGGTCATAAGGAATAGAAAAGGAACCACCTGAACTTACAAATCCATCAGCAGGGGAGGCCTCCCTGCATAATTTAAATGGTGGTGCCTGCCCACCCTCCAATAGAACAGGGCTTGTACTGGCCACCCATTCTCCATTATACCTGATATCCATTCTATCCTTTTGGGTATACATGAAATAGGAAATGTTTACGACTCCGGGAAAATCCCCCATGTCATAGGTTTTTACTGTGATTCCATCTTGGCCATTTACCCTGGGAAATGATTGGCCATTTCCACATCTATTTTCGGAATCTACTATGGAAACATTAATGGATTGTTTCTCACTGACGTTATTGTTTTGGTCATAGATACTGTAAGAGACTACAAAATCACCTTTTTGAATAAAACTGGGAATACCTATGGCTACCGCAAAACTATTGTCGGCAGGGTCTACAAGCTCCACAGGAGCATTCCAATGTTCTTGGGCACCGGCTACTTCAATATAAATTCCTTTCAATTGATCATTTGAGTCAAAAGCAAAGGGTAAAAAAAGGAAGTTGTCGTTGGTGATCAGTGCAGAAGAGATAGAAACAGTTATTTTTATTTGATCCGGATTTTTTGCGGAAGGCATATTCCCCTCCTCAAGCTCACCGTAAATTATAAGTTCTTTGTTTAATTCGTTGGGTTGCGTACTCGGGTCTATGGGCTGTTTCACCGGTAGCCTGGAATCTAGTTCTACATCCTCTTCAGGTGAACAAGCAAGGATTAAAAGTCCTATAAATGCTGTGAGTATAACTTTTATTTTAGCTTTCATTTTTAGAAAATATTAGGGTTGTTAAATCCGAATTATATTATAGGATTTCCCGTGTTTACGAGAAAAGTTGCAATCGAAAGAAAATCAGGCTGTTTGTAGCTTTTGGCATAGCACCGCTATGGTGAAAATGAAAATGGCAACGAAGTGGCTGATTTTGAAGCGATTTCAGCACGGAGTAGATGCTCTATTGCATAATTCGGGCAATGTCGTTTAGTTAAGGAAATTTTATTATTTTTAGGAAAGAAAAGGGAGCGTAGTTTTTTTGAAAATAATCTAACAACAATCAAGTCCTTTTCCTTTTCGAAGGACTTTTTAAAACTATTAAAAAACAATATAGAAAATGGATTAACACGCGATAGGTTCCGTACGACTAACACAGCGTTTGTTCGTCAGCGGTGTTTGGGTTTTACAGATCTTATCTACTTCATGTTGGGCCTGGGTAAATCGAGTGTTCAGCAAGAACTTGATAATTTTTTTTCCGACAAATCGGTCAGCTATTCCAAAGGAGCATTCAGTCAGCAACGATCCAAACTAAACCCCAAGGTGTTTACATGGCTCAATGAACAACAATGTTCTTTTTATTATAAAAAAGCCAGCCATATTCGTAAATGGAAAGGTTTTCGGCTTATAGGTATCGACGGCAGTACTTTGCAGCTTCCTTACAGCAAAGAATTGGCAAAAGGTTTTGGCCATTTCGAAACCCGGACTGAAAACGGGAGAAAAGTAGTGTTAGCCCGTGTTTCCCAAGCCTACGATGTACTCAACCAAATCAGTATAGATGCCAAGATCAAACATTACAGGACAAGTGAACTTGCTCTGTGTGAAAGTCATCTTCCCTGTCTAGGGCAGGGCGACCTGCTTATAATGGATAGGGCTTATGCGGCCTTTTGGCTCATGTCCACATTGGTTCAGCAACAGAAATCCTTTGTCATCAGGGTAAAGGCAAACAGATGGAAACATGCAAAAGCATTTTTAGCATCTACCCAAAAACAGCAGATCATAGAGGTGTCCCCTTCCAAAGAGGCCTTAAACAGGTGTAGGGAAAGGAATATTCCTACTGAGGCACTCAAATTAAGGCTCGTACGGGTACCGATTGCATCAGGAGAAGACCATATATTGATAACCAACCTAGTTGACCATAGGAAGTGCCCTGTCAAGGAAATACGTGAGCTATACAGGAAAAGATGGCCTGTTGAAGAGTCTTTCAAGCTACTCAAAACCAGGGCGGAACTTGAAAACCTGAGCGGAAAGACGGCCAGGGCCGTTCTCCAGGATTTTAATAGAATCATTCTCAGGGCCAACTTGAGCAACATCCTCAGTAAAACACTTACCAAAAAAGGGATTGACTACTGTAATAAAAAACGGAAAAACACTTATCAGATCAACAGAACCCAAGCGTATCGTAAAACCAAATCTATAATTGATCAACTCAAACAAGGAATGGACAAAATCATTGGAAAAATATCTGATTATGCTTTCAAACTGTTGCTTCAACTTGAAATAGTACGGCCCAACAGGTCAGTTCCTAGAATAAAAAGGTATACTGCCAGACCCAGTAATTTTATAACTTATAAACCTTAACTAAACGACATTGATAATTCGGGTTAAAGTAATTACAGATTAAGTAGGCCA of the Cyclobacterium marinum DSM 745 genome contains:
- a CDS encoding S8 family serine peptidase — translated: MRKSIVLVIFLLLTWESYGQNPAFSNEGMQKVRSDVFQKLQESVGKHSLTNEEKRRISTTMGIPLRINLANNQSATFQYLDESSHPVYFTTFNLKAAKATETDALQEGGSLNLGLTGRDMIVGIYDQTRPKSNHNEFGNRVSQLDGSTEEISNHATHVTGTILAAGNNANAKGMATEATGWAFNWDADISKMTQNSYDPELNPGGHLVSNHSYGNLIGWYRDSNQNWSWAGNEGVSSQEDYRFGYYSSKSRQIDELTFAKPYYTIVWAAGNDRSDVGDGSKPSDGPEDTIGPEGVAKNNITVGAVSLLQDYNTPSDVFMSSFSSWGPVDDGRIKPDFVGMGVNVFSSAISNDGNGDSYATLSGTSMASPNVTGTLMLLQELYHQRNSGRYMRSATLKALAIHTTKEAGIDPGPDYMFGWGLLDAKAAADIIINEDGSSKVIRELQLEDNGDYQIEFISNGVDPIKVTIAWTDPAGSPAPVQLNPGNLMLVNDLDMRIVDESGTVYYPWSLNPAQGSGAVATRNGDNYRDNVEQIVIDNPSPQKYTLQVNHKGSLVNGQQDFSMIFSAGVTDGQSSTLYWIGENDDWEDPENWSLTSNGPSAGRIPDEGTRVVIDQPNIGERIQLSTEAKVFSFNVFGDERFILDLNQQNLIVVNGFRSGNQNMEINNGNILLDGVDEKESIVDFGQVTFTEVDLQFNSGRWQVLALPELGTLSINSAEVEFLVDSIFVENLSLLEGADISGSLNTIEFSNQLMVEENAMVTQPLDFLFSGTNGIYEDLQKLQDINLTNNGTNLVILASGDIENLVLSGHTEIESLTTVVNSLVLEPDALLTLQDGSTLSIVEKISHAPNPGGNALINAKGKASLIHDVYTKYCFEGLNVENVDLLGEAVINLDPQSSVVNADNWSNISCEDVIFVNFDVRFNCAGGITEFINLSEGNISTLNWSFAGLGTSNLENPTFVFNFSRTYQVTLEAAGPSGVKAFQRSISVSSNTLDRPIIVVNGSQLSSQLPASSYQWYRNGVPITGATSRSYIAIDEGTYQVAVIDNQCNRISDVVVISGAGDLNPNTKAGYSIGPNPVSDRLSLFINNDFIGELKISLFDVTGKRKLEETFVKQEQAIEYLMDFNLPSGLYLLQIQAGRELLSFKVLRE
- a CDS encoding IS4 family transposase, translating into MLLFLGKKRERSFFENNLTTIKSFSFSKDFLKLLKNNIENGLTRDRFRTTNTAFVRQRCLGFTDLIYFMLGLGKSSVQQELDNFFSDKSVSYSKGAFSQQRSKLNPKVFTWLNEQQCSFYYKKASHIRKWKGFRLIGIDGSTLQLPYSKELAKGFGHFETRTENGRKVVLARVSQAYDVLNQISIDAKIKHYRTSELALCESHLPCLGQGDLLIMDRAYAAFWLMSTLVQQQKSFVIRVKANRWKHAKAFLASTQKQQIIEVSPSKEALNRCRERNIPTEALKLRLVRVPIASGEDHILITNLVDHRKCPVKEIRELYRKRWPVEESFKLLKTRAELENLSGKTARAVLQDFNRIILRANLSNILSKTLTKKGIDYCNKKRKNTYQINRTQAYRKTKSIIDQLKQGMDKIIGKISDYAFKLLLQLEIVRPNRSVPRIKRYTARPSNFITYKP